The following proteins are encoded in a genomic region of Actinomadura sp. NAK00032:
- a CDS encoding IS110 family transposase gives MGVVVGIDVAKEIHWAEIKIAEDGKVVSSHRVDTTPQDLSALISEIKDVEVEHGPTLVGIDILGGIASLLQTMMLEAGLVVVHVPGPAVNRARRGTRGGEHKSDPKDAKVIADQVRMRDDLRQVTATREEDVKLRLLTARRAELVEDASRRANRLRALLNAIHPGLERHVEVTGKTWLHLLTRYVTPAEIRAAGRTRVLAHLRKLRWVKDTVLIKATETAVGSAQRQRVSMPGEKVTAELVKETAAEALAARDRLAALDKRIQETLDRHPDAALVASLPGMGPIMTAEFLAVTGGISRFATGDQLAAAAGLAPVLKQSGKSRHLQRARSGDRALKRVFYQSAFCAIGHDPASTDYTPAAA, from the coding sequence GTGGGCGTGGTCGTGGGGATCGACGTTGCCAAGGAGATCCACTGGGCTGAGATCAAGATCGCTGAGGATGGGAAGGTGGTGTCCAGCCACCGGGTGGACACCACTCCGCAGGACCTCAGCGCCCTGATCAGCGAGATCAAGGACGTTGAGGTCGAGCACGGGCCGACGCTGGTGGGTATCGACATCCTGGGCGGGATCGCCTCGTTGCTGCAGACGATGATGCTGGAAGCCGGACTGGTGGTGGTCCACGTGCCAGGGCCGGCGGTCAACCGCGCTCGCCGTGGAACCCGCGGCGGTGAGCACAAGAGCGACCCGAAAGACGCCAAGGTCATCGCCGACCAGGTGCGGATGCGGGACGACCTGCGCCAGGTCACCGCCACGCGGGAGGAGGACGTCAAGCTGCGGCTGCTGACCGCGCGGCGCGCTGAGCTGGTGGAGGACGCCAGCAGGCGAGCCAACCGGCTGCGGGCACTGCTCAACGCCATCCACCCGGGCCTCGAACGGCACGTCGAGGTGACCGGGAAGACCTGGCTGCACCTGCTCACCCGCTACGTCACACCGGCCGAAATCCGAGCAGCCGGGCGAACACGCGTCCTGGCTCACCTGCGCAAACTCCGGTGGGTCAAGGACACGGTCCTGATCAAGGCCACCGAGACGGCCGTGGGCTCCGCGCAGCGACAGCGCGTCAGCATGCCCGGTGAGAAGGTCACGGCCGAGCTGGTCAAAGAGACCGCGGCAGAGGCCCTGGCCGCCCGCGACCGCCTGGCCGCGCTCGACAAGCGCATCCAGGAAACCCTCGACCGCCATCCCGACGCGGCGCTGGTCGCGAGCCTGCCCGGCATGGGCCCGATCATGACCGCGGAGTTCCTCGCCGTGACCGGCGGCATCAGCCGCTTCGCCACCGGCGATCAGCTCGCCGCCGCCGCAGGCCTGGCGCCCGTCCTCAAACAATCCGGCAAGAGCCGCCACCTGCAACGCGCCCGCTCCGGCGACCGCGCCCTCAAACGGGTCTTCTACCAGTCGGCGTTCTGC